Proteins co-encoded in one Prescottella sp. R16 genomic window:
- a CDS encoding YgcG family protein codes for MSRASRSVPRAFAASLVGTLLSLIVLAFAPATASAEAPLRLPEHITDLSGVLDDGQRADVQDALDTLYADHKVSLWVVYVPDFDGLDRETWTTRTATASALGNRDVLLAVATTDRDYMLDVPQALSQISDAEVTSIQVDSVEPMLRDDDWSGAAIAAAGSIDDALAPGTTGTTVLWVGLGVAVVAGAVVVVFTRRKRRRQQEQDVAAAHRVDPTNPEALAALPIPALDALAKEVLVETDNAIRTSEEELALAVGEFGADATATFTTAFEQARAALASAFSIRQRLDDDIPETPQQQRDMLVELVTTCARADKELDDRVAEFDAMRDLLLDAPARLDALTQAVVALTVRAPQSDATLAALRAEFPASVLATVEHNPAMARERIVFAEQNIAAGRDAVALPAGKQGPAVAAIRAAEAALDQARTLLDALDRADTDIRHAIATLPAAMADVQRGIDTADALAARGGAALTQARAAAAAALRDAQAAKDSDPLGSFTKVVEADAALDAVLADAQEAQQQTDRARARLAQDLTAAESQVSAAADFIGTRRGAVGAEARTRLSEAQRHLEAARQLAQSDPSQALQHAQAATQLGAKALWAAQADVNRYQDQQRPPGGGISGGSRGNAAGAILGGILIDSMLRGSRGGHGGFGGGWSGPRPGSFGGSGSSGRVGRGGGGRF; via the coding sequence GCTGCTGTCGCTGATCGTGCTCGCGTTCGCGCCGGCGACCGCGTCGGCGGAGGCCCCGCTGCGGCTGCCCGAGCACATCACCGACCTGTCGGGGGTGCTCGACGACGGCCAGCGTGCCGACGTGCAGGACGCCCTCGACACGTTGTACGCCGACCACAAGGTGTCGCTGTGGGTGGTGTACGTGCCGGACTTCGACGGACTCGATCGGGAGACGTGGACGACGCGGACCGCGACGGCGAGTGCTCTCGGGAACCGGGACGTGCTCCTGGCCGTCGCGACGACGGACCGCGACTACATGCTGGACGTCCCGCAGGCCCTGTCGCAGATCAGCGACGCGGAGGTGACGTCGATCCAGGTGGATTCGGTGGAGCCGATGCTGCGCGACGACGACTGGTCGGGTGCGGCGATCGCGGCGGCGGGCAGCATCGACGACGCCCTGGCCCCGGGGACGACGGGCACGACGGTGCTGTGGGTGGGGCTCGGTGTGGCCGTCGTGGCGGGCGCCGTGGTGGTCGTCTTCACGCGCCGTAAGCGGAGGCGGCAGCAGGAGCAGGACGTGGCAGCCGCCCACCGGGTCGATCCTACGAACCCCGAAGCGCTTGCTGCCCTGCCGATTCCCGCGCTCGATGCACTCGCGAAGGAGGTTCTCGTCGAGACCGACAATGCGATCCGCACGTCCGAGGAGGAACTGGCCCTCGCGGTCGGCGAGTTCGGCGCCGACGCCACGGCCACGTTCACCACGGCGTTCGAGCAGGCACGGGCCGCGCTGGCGTCGGCGTTCTCGATCCGGCAGCGACTCGACGACGACATCCCCGAAACCCCGCAGCAGCAGCGGGACATGCTCGTCGAACTCGTCACGACGTGCGCACGGGCCGACAAGGAACTCGACGACCGGGTGGCCGAGTTCGATGCGATGCGCGATCTGCTGCTGGACGCCCCGGCCCGCCTCGACGCGCTCACGCAGGCGGTCGTCGCGCTGACGGTGCGGGCGCCGCAGTCCGACGCCACCCTGGCCGCGCTGCGCGCCGAGTTCCCGGCGTCCGTGCTGGCGACCGTCGAGCACAATCCCGCGATGGCGCGGGAGCGGATCGTGTTCGCGGAGCAGAACATCGCGGCCGGACGGGACGCGGTGGCGCTGCCCGCCGGCAAGCAGGGCCCCGCGGTGGCGGCGATCCGCGCTGCGGAGGCCGCCCTCGATCAGGCCCGTACCCTCCTCGACGCCCTCGACCGCGCGGACACCGACATCCGGCACGCGATCGCGACGCTGCCGGCGGCGATGGCGGACGTCCAGCGTGGCATAGACACTGCGGATGCCCTCGCGGCTCGGGGTGGTGCAGCGCTCACACAAGCGCGGGCCGCCGCGGCGGCCGCGTTGCGGGACGCGCAGGCCGCGAAGGATTCCGATCCACTGGGCAGTTTCACGAAGGTCGTCGAGGCGGATGCCGCCCTCGATGCCGTGCTGGCCGACGCACAGGAGGCGCAGCAGCAGACCGACCGGGCCCGGGCCCGCCTCGCCCAGGATCTGACGGCTGCCGAGTCTCAGGTGAGCGCGGCCGCGGACTTCATCGGCACCCGGCGCGGGGCCGTCGGCGCGGAGGCCCGCACCCGGCTGTCCGAGGCGCAACGGCATCTCGAGGCCGCCCGGCAACTCGCGCAGTCGGATCCGTCGCAGGCCCTGCAGCACGCGCAGGCCGCCACCCAGCTGGGCGCCAAGGCCCTGTGGGCGGCGCAGGCCGACGTGAACCGCTACCAGGATCAGCAGCGTCCGCCCGGCGGCGGCATCAGCGGTGGCTCCCGCGGGAATGCTGCCGGCGCGATTCTCGGCGGCATCCTCATCGACAGCATGCTGCGCGGCAGCCGAGGCGGGCACGGAGGCTTCGGCGGCGGCTGGAGCGGGCCGCGGCCCGGATCGTTCGGCGGCTCCGGCAGTTCCGGCCGTGTCGGCCGCGGAGGCGGGGGCCGGTTCTAG
- a CDS encoding STM4015 family protein, with translation MLISELQTEFHGLPVVEFPTDTDAAPPAVPEDGRVAWRLSADTYEAEIEWPEVFEKFRATIDPSTVQAIVVGSWSDPYDTSSAEVVSALVAAAGEFPALRALFLGDMSFEDCEISWITQSDVTPLLTAFPRLEELRVRGGTQLALTPVRHEQLRTLVIETGGLPGDVVRAVAASDLPALTELELWLGDENYGADSGIDDVAPILAGEKLPHLTHLALSNSEYEDDIAAALATAPIVPRLRVLDLSKGVLSDTGAEALLAGQPLTHLESLDLHHNYLTDGMRDRLRAALEPSGVQVNLDGDDADEYEYDGTTYRSVAVGE, from the coding sequence GTGCTGATCAGTGAGTTGCAGACCGAGTTCCACGGCCTTCCCGTCGTGGAGTTCCCCACCGATACGGACGCCGCCCCACCGGCGGTACCGGAGGACGGGCGGGTGGCCTGGCGCCTGTCCGCCGACACCTACGAGGCGGAGATCGAGTGGCCGGAGGTGTTCGAGAAGTTCCGGGCCACGATCGACCCGTCGACCGTACAGGCGATCGTCGTCGGAAGCTGGTCCGATCCGTACGACACCAGTTCGGCCGAGGTGGTGTCGGCGCTCGTCGCGGCCGCCGGCGAGTTCCCGGCGCTGCGCGCACTGTTCCTGGGGGACATGAGCTTCGAGGACTGCGAGATCTCCTGGATCACGCAGTCCGACGTCACTCCCCTGCTCACCGCGTTCCCCCGGCTCGAAGAGCTGCGGGTCCGCGGCGGCACCCAGCTGGCCCTGACCCCGGTCCGGCACGAACAGCTGCGCACCCTGGTGATCGAAACGGGTGGCCTGCCCGGCGACGTGGTCCGCGCGGTCGCCGCCTCGGATCTGCCGGCCCTGACCGAACTCGAACTGTGGTTGGGCGACGAGAACTACGGCGCCGACTCCGGTATCGACGATGTCGCCCCGATCCTCGCCGGCGAAAAGCTTCCGCACCTGACGCACCTCGCGCTCTCCAACAGCGAGTACGAGGACGACATCGCGGCCGCGCTGGCGACGGCGCCGATCGTGCCGCGACTGCGTGTCCTGGACCTGTCGAAGGGGGTGCTGTCGGATACGGGCGCCGAGGCCCTGCTGGCCGGGCAACCGCTCACCCACCTCGAATCGCTGGACCTGCACCACAACTATCTGACGGACGGCATGCGGGATCGGCTGCGGGCGGCGCTCGAACCGTCCGGTGTGCAGGTGAACCTCGACGGCGACGATGCCGACGAGTACGAGTACGACGGCACGACGTACCGGTCCGTCGCGGTCGGCGAGTGA